The genomic stretch AGGTTGGCGGCACCAACGGCTGGACCGCCGCCGGTACAGTCGATTATACCAACTGGGCTTCTACTAACAACTTTCAAGTTGGCGATCGATTAGGTCAAATTCTATCCCTCACCTAATATTCTACTAAAATTGCATCTATGTATAATGTATGTACATCCCCTTGTTCAACTATATTACTATATAATTATTGGAAATCTACCTGAACTTTtgatattaattttgtattggaatgagtatattccaattttaaaaaataacaaaactatGTAGGTATAAGGCCATAAGTAAACCGACGGGTTGGGATCCCCAGCTGTGGAGGGGTGCACCGCAGGGGTGCTGTCCCTCACACccattattatattaaatttttttttaaaatttaattaaatcaataaaatattGGTGTGAGCAGCACCCCTGCTGTGCACCcctccacagcaggggatctCATTCCTAAATCGACATAGTTTTCGggtacaaattttaatttgatggAAAACAAATTGGGATGTTGCAATTACAaggaaaaaaatgtttaaaaacTAGTGTTATAATGACGCATTTACAAACGGTTAGAAGATTGATGGTAAAAATTTATGTATGATATGTAGTAgtacaattaaataaaagagaatTGGAACAATGACAGATTTCAACTACAATCAACAATTCCACAACGTGATGGAAGTGAGTCAGCAAGATTACGAATCGTGCAACTCGAGCTCGCCTATTCTTACCTACACGACGGGTCATGACTCGGTCGAGTTAACGGCCGCCGGCCGCCGCTACTTCATCTGCAGCACTCCCGGCCATTGCAACGCCGGACAAAAGCTTTCCGTCGTTGTCCACTGTAAGCACGATGACGACGAACCTCCGCCGGTGCCGGACCACCACAGCAGCTCGCCCTCAATGTTCCTAAACAACATTTCTTTACTTAATGTGCTTTTATGCTACATTGTTTGGCATGAGTTTATCTAGTAATGTTATTTTAGATTGTTTCataatatttcataattaaGATTTGTTATTATTTctatgtttccatttttagttaATAACTATTGATTAGGACTAGTTAGTTTcttgttaattgagtcattttttattttagaaagttTTAAAATAATTGACTGATCTAtattttggcaaaaaataatactctttCCTACTTAATCATATTCATATATTCTATGttaattctctcttattttattaagaGAATGTTAGATTCAAATGTCCAGGGAGTCTTTTATGAGATCGTAGACCACGTAATCCAtaaaaaatgatcaaaatttgtATTTGAACACCATTAAAAAACAACTCCCTAATTTTGCCGCAATTGGAATTtaagatttcaattttttcatttcagttcaTTACCAATATTgtctcattttacttttattatatatattaaggTCATGCTTGATACTCCATGATGGAATAGAATCAAGAGGGAATAGTGATCTAGGAAAACCACTACTTAAATGCATACCTAGAGAACACGAATTTAGTTAactataagagtgatttagttcactacaggAAGGAGTGAATCAAAACGTCTTTACAATGAACTAAATCTTTCACGAAGTAAATACTTCACTATGATggtgttttggttcactcctttctgtagtgaactaaatcactcttatagtgaactaaattgctcatatagtgaactagatcattttgatctaatggctgagatttattctctagttatacacttaatattagttatactttgatcatctctctctctctatatatatatatagggatgtattcatttcctttttgcatatttcctcatttttccttcttgatctcagccccacgattttgtcatctgacggttagattgatgccacgtgtcatttaatcatgcagattttcagttgaataatgcacaccgactaataatgcaccattatagtgtaataatgcagattttcagttgaataatgcacaccgactaataatgcaccattatagtataataatgcaGATTATCTGGatcgttgatgaatgagatctaacggcccatattaagaagaataaaggatctaagggatgaataggagaataacgctcccctatatatatatatatataaaaccgTCGGCGGCGTGCAATAGGCTGCCGCAGTTGCACCCCGAAGAAGCTAGAGATGTCAAATGGGCCGGGCCAGCCCAGCCCACCAATGAAATGGTGCGGGCTTGGGCTGGGCTCAATAGAACAATCGAGCTCCAATTGGGCCATTTTACAGCCCAGGACCGGCCTGAACCCACCAGGCCCATTCGAAGCCCAGCCCAGGCCCAGCACGAGACACTGGAAAGGCTGAAGCTGCTCAAGCCACTGTGGATCAAGTGAAAGTTGAAGGGATACTAATGTAGCAGTGATGAAGGTTCCCTTATTACATTAATTCTCCAGTTAcattcttttttccttcttttttcttgatgcAGGTTTAACCGTTTAAGCATATAAGTAAACCTTTTTCAACAATTTTCTGGCAAATATATAATGTGTATGATGCTGTAagctattaattttatatttaatcacTGATGCTTCTCCAACGGTTTTCCATATGATTAAAATTTGGTACTCTCTTTTTTGCCTTATCGGAAGGTATTGATTAACAAATCTTAATAGTAAGAGTTTATTTCACTAGAACTGTCAATACATATTTAAATATGTCTCGACCAATCATCAATTTAACACCCTAAATCCATTTTTTTAAGATTAATTAATGTTTAATTagcacaatttaaaaaaattacttggCCCAGCCCGACCCACTTACCTACTTGGGCCCGGCCCGCACAGATATGGGTCTGATCCGGGCCAGACTTAAATTTCGCTGGGCCTCACCGGGCCAGGCCCACTTGACATCTCTAGCCGCCACCAGCCCTTCCTGGCCGCATTTGCAGCGTCTCTCCCCCGCCGCAGCACTCCTCCGTTCAGCAATAGGCGCCGCGGCGGCTCTATTATTGTGGATACTTTAATTTCTATCGCTGGACTCTTcgtattttatttgaaaaattataGCATCAATTTATGGGATATAATTGTACCTGTTTTCTATTGTAGACATGGTAATGGTTTACAAATTCTGTCCACGTCTGTCTTTAATTGTAAAGTATACTATCATACGTATGATTAAGTTTTtcattaatgtacttttttaaatataCTCTTTGTAAAACaagattgtaattttatttttattataggcttcaagtcttcaagatataatttctttttattattctatgtacaatttttttctttattctaatATAAGTAATTcattcttttatagagagaaaaTTAATGAATGAgaaaatgtgtatatatatagggagatgatcaaaataagtatgtgtttaaatccagaaatgcagaccaaatctcagccctaggattagatgatctaatggtcaataattaaccaaaaacacggaaggtcataattaagcaattttaggtcatattataatatttggatttaatgtcatactaagatcgttttaggtcatgctttgttagcatgacctacaaattacctaattatgacctaaaagtgccctaattatgatattgttctgcgtttctgtatttaaatccagttttgcatagatcaaaaccctatatatatatatatatatatatatatatatatatatatttgtgcgTATAGATATAATATGAATAGAGTTACATTACAAGAGACGTATATTACATTTTGCATCAAAATTCATGGTCCAACATGTACTTCTATTTATCTACACTTGCTCTGTGGTCTCCTCTTCATGGTTCATTACTTTGGTTTCCCTCAATGTTGGAAATATCAACTTCCACACTGCCCAATTTACAAAACTTCATCCCATCAATCATCATCACAAACAAAACAAgttagagagatagagagagagagagagagagagagagagagagagagagagagagagatcaacATACTGTATATTGTGGCTGCAAACCATTCATTCACAATCTTCACCCATGTACTAGCCCACCCCACATCAATACTCCATCTGCATTTTCTTACACATTTGTGTTaggaaacacacacacacatatataaccATGTCAAGAAATTATTAACTAACTTACTAACTAATATCCGTATGGAAGTAGACCATACGGTAGACCAACCAATATGAAGTAGAAACGCAACGAGGATCAATCACATAAGTGTGTGAGATCTTACAACTATAGTAGACCAACCAATATGATGTCCACTTTCCCTCTCATGGCTGCATTTCTCAGTAGCAGGCTCACTGCATTCAAACATGACAAATGGAGATTTGATGATTTTGTTGTTTCTCAAAGAATACAGATTGAGATATGAGATTTCTATTACCTTCTGATAGCGCTCCAACAGAGGAAAACAATGTAAGAAGCCATAATCCCTGATGACAGCAGGCCTCTGTTCACCTGTCTCAATCATGACAAGAGTATACGGTATATCTATAGATACGTTCTCTATAAGAATAGAAATCAGAAACATGTTGATCAATTTCTTTAATTTCTATAATCTTTCATTGAAATCGTCTATTAAACACAGTATAAAGTGATCAATAATCAAGATTAACTTAAATGATCAATAATCACCAACGACAAAAGAAAGTACACCTAAAAATCATGAAAAGCTACGTCATGAATGAGGATGTTGGAGTTGGATATTTATCTAGAAACGATCTAAATTCGATGCAGGTTCTCAGATGGTTCTCTTGATACTTTTTTCTCAGGGAAGATCTTTCGATCGGAATCGAGTTAGGTTTAAGGAAGGTGATCTTGTACCTagatttgttgttgttgttgttgtcatCTGGCATCCAATAGTTGTTCCACCATGTGATAAACTCAATCACACTAATGAGctgaagaattaaaaaaatcctGCAACATGTGAGTTGTTACATCAAATAAAGATGAATATACATTATTGCATCAGAGTGCAGAATGTAAATCagatataaaaataatgaattgtTTTGGTTCCAATACTTTGTTAAAAGTCTTAACAAAAACACCTAATTAATCTTCAAGATCTAACTGTTCTATCTACACATTGTTAAAATTCACAACATTTCATTGCTTTTTTGCCACACATATCAGTTGATGAGAAACAAATTAAGCAGTAATTTAGCAATCTGCTGGCATAAGAGATTTATTTCTCAAATCAAAAGTTCGAAGGAGCGGAAGATTACCCTGCACCAACACGAGCGAGTTCACctgcaaaataaaagaaatatgagCAAACAATTCTATTTCAACTCTCAGACAACTAATTCGGGAACTTTAGTTTTTTTCATAGGTAAATAAACATACCGTATATTTGAATATAGTCCGAGGGAATCACGAAGGAGATAAGCAACATGACAGACTTCAAACCCCACCATCCAGAATGCCACGCTGCTCGTACTTGATACAGTTTGCTGATATTACACATCGTCAGAAACATTATAAAGAAGAATATCTAAGTCATATATGTCAAGGAAAATATCATCCCTTACATCCTCACTTTACGCTACCAAAAGATTACACTAAGGTGTCTCTCATAACAACTAACAAAATCTTCCACGATCATTGAGTAGAAAAGATGTGGTATAAGATGAAATGACAAGGAGTGTATAAGGATACGAAGCATCCTAAGCTGACGCGAAGCACTCCCATTGTATGATAGCATTCTCTCTCCTGAGCCCCGCAAGCTCTTGAATCTGCAATacgaatatttaaaaaataactcaataattaatcaattattTCTGAATCAGAAGAACCAAACATGCAGAGCACAGCTCCAGATATATAAGATCAATATATTTCAAGAATTAAAAGGCAAGTGGGATTTCAATAAGGCAGACGTAACTATTCCCATCTAATTGTTACATATCCAATTTACTGTTGTAAAAAATGCTAGAAGAGGCGAAGCCACCCAAGTCGAGAAGTCTTCATATTCAATAATCAGATACAAGAATGAAGCAAACTAAAATTTTCAACATATTCGAAGGACAAAAAATCTCAATCAATGATGCTCTCTCAATGTAAACTCGAAAGTACTAATAATCCTAGCATAGAAGCATACACCAAAA from Salvia splendens isolate huo1 chromosome 4, SspV2, whole genome shotgun sequence encodes the following:
- the LOC121798359 gene encoding serine incorporator 3-like isoform X2: MFSRSGWYFLDRMDEQGRSVDPATIRTSTRRNGGSHGEELPGLGQKDIKCSARKKKSLRARYAYGVVFLLTNIIAWLFRDYGERILPMLPYSRACGAQERECYHTMGVLRVSLGCFIFFFIMFLTMCNISKLYQVRAAWHSGWWGLKSVMLLISFVIPSDYIQIYGELARVGAGIFLILQLISVIEFITWWNNYWMPDDNNNNNKSRQVNRGLLSSGIMASYIVFLCWSAIRSEPATEKCSHERESGHHIGWSTIVMEY
- the LOC121798359 gene encoding serine incorporator 3-like isoform X3, yielding MDEQGRSVDPATIRTSTRRNGGSHGEELPGLGQKDIKCSARKKKSLRARYAYGVVFLLTNIIAWLFRDYGERILPMLPYSRACGAQERECYHTMGVLRVSLGCFIFFFIMFLTMCNISKLYQVRAAWHSGWWGLKSVMLLISFVIPSDYIQIYGELARVGAGIFLILQLISVIEFITWWNNYWMPDDNNNNNKSRQVNRGLLSSGIMASYIVFLCWSAIRSEPATEKCSHERESGHHIGWSTIVVRSHTLM
- the LOC121798359 gene encoding serine incorporator 3-like isoform X1 encodes the protein MFSRSGWYFLDRMDEQGRSVDPATIRTSTRRNGGSHGEELPGLGQKDIKCSARKKKSLRARYAYGVVFLLTNIIAWLFRDYGERILPMLPYSRACGAQERECYHTMGVLRVSLGCFIFFFIMFLTMCNISKLYQVRAAWHSGWWGLKSVMLLISFVIPSDYIQIYGELARVGAGIFLILQLISVIEFITWWNNYWMPDDNNNNNKSRQVNRGLLSSGIMASYIVFLCWSAIRSEPATEKCSHERESGHHIGWSTIVVRSHTLM
- the LOC121798359 gene encoding serine incorporator 3-like isoform X4; protein product: MFSRSGWYFLDRMDEQGRSVDPATIRTSTRRNGGSHGEELPGLGQKDIKCSARKKKSLRARYAYGVVFLLTNIIAWLFRDYGERILPMLPYSRACGAQERECYHTMGVLRVSLGCFIFFFIMFLTMCNISKLYQVRAAWHSGWWGLKSVMLLISFVIPSDYIQIYGELARVGAGIFLILQLISVIEFITWWNNYWMPDDNNNNNKSR